In one Colletotrichum destructivum chromosome 2, complete sequence genomic region, the following are encoded:
- a CDS encoding Putative regulator of chromosome condensation 1/beta-lactamase-inhibitor protein II, producing the protein MKACRTATRNAGASLTAQRCAAVARRHASSGPRRPGEKSGLGKATALLLTAGAAGSLYYADDHFNGPLKQYFSPEADKDAELHKPKYQKAEIEFEKERKAALSKEENRDLISSQHLQVKQSWENPGVYAWGSNVGKVIDPNSKETVVKLPRRIKYFDGQLLRDIKLCQDFGAAVTEKGNLVQWGLGFSNTDPSPVETLKGKDISKITISNDRIIALSSNGSVYSVPASQSGLVSGSKSLQQPQQSSSSWIPFWSSVGPESVRFRDLTPKNLGWGEKVTDISSGLQHSLLLTSKGRVFSAAASTVEFPSKGQMGVPGLSWTSRPAGPYDQPHEITGLSGFNVAKIAAGDFHSAALTKDGKLFTFGDNTYGQLGLPAELMYQKVDAPALLPTAKLYANTGLIPKITTIAAGGNNTFFTVDATEANSEDAGGDLAPARRMPKVTADLWACGQGVYGALGTGKWTHVTAGPVKVKALSSLFEFDEKNNCMAPIRLSHVSVGSTHASATMDNVTRTGATTSTSDHDTNWGADVLFWGGNEHYQLGTGKRNNLNTPSYIGTLDGGAGDALLGRAGEVHRFQLTPRQTVRLGKDGKGRKVTLEQKVECGRFVTAAYSAV; encoded by the coding sequence ATGAAGGCTTGCAGGACAGCTACACGCAACGCCGGCGCGTCTCTTACAGCTCAGAGAtgcgccgccgtggcccgCCGCCATGCCAGCTCTGGCCCCCGCCGTCCCGGTGAGAAGTCGGGCCTGGGCAAGGCAACTGCTTTGCTTCTCACTGCAGGAGCCGCGGGTAGTCTGTACTACGCCGACGATCACTTCAACGGGCCCCTGAAGCAATACTTCAGCCCCGAAGCAGACAAGGATGCTGAGCTGCACAAGCCAAAGTACCAAAAGGCCGAAATcgagttcgagaaggaaaggaaggcTGCACTGTCAAAAGAGGAGAACCGTGATCTTATCAGCTCTCAGCATCTTCAGGTCAAACAGAGCTGGGAAAACCCTGGGGTCTACGCTTGGGGTTCCAATGTGGGCAAGGTGATCGATCCCAACTCCAAGGAGACTGTCGTCAAGCTTCCGAGACGGATCAAGTATTTCGATGGCCAGCTGTTGAGGGACATCAAGTTATGCCAAGATTTTGGTGCGGCCGTCACGGAGAAGGGCAACCTTGTGCAATGGGGCCTGGGTTTCTCAAACACGGACCCGTCGCCTGTCGAGACGCTCAAGGGCAAGGATATTTCCAAGATTACCATCTCCAACGACCGCATCATCGCACTCTCGTCCAACGGATCGGTGTACTCGGTCCCGGCGTCACAGAGCGGCTTGGTGTCAGGCTCAAAGTCGCTGCAACAGCCGCAAcagtcctcgtcgtcctggaTCCCCTTTTGGAGCTCGGTTGGACCAGAGTCGGTCAGGTTCAGAGACCTGACGCCCAAGAACCTAGGCTGGGGCGAGAAGGTCACCGACATCAGCAGTGGCCTGCAGCACAGCCTGCTGCTGACCTCCAAGGGGCgcgtcttctccgccgccgccagcacgGTCGAGTTCCCTTCCAAGGGCCAGATGGGCGTCCCGGGCCTCAGCTGGACCTCGCGTCCGGCCGGGCCGTACGACCAGCCCCATGAGATCACCGGTCTGTCGGGCTTTAACGTCGCCAAGAttgccgccggcgacttcCACTCGGCTGCTCTGACTAAGGACGGCAAGCTCTTCACCTTTGGCGATAACACATACGGCCAGCTCGGGCTGCCAGCGGAGCTGATGTACCAAAAGGTTGACGCGCCGGCTCTCCTGCCCACCGCTAAGCTCTATGCCAACACCGGCCTCATTCCTAAGATCACGACCATCGCCGCTGGGGGAAATAACACCTTTTTCACCGTGGACGCGACGGAGGCTAACAGCGAGGACGCTGGTGGGGACCTCGCGCCGGCGCGCCGCATGCCCAAGGTCACGGCAGATCTCTGGGCGTGCGGCCAAGGCGTCtacggcgccctcggcacgGGCAAGTGGACGCACGTGACGGCTGGGCcggtcaaggtcaaggcgCTGTCGTCGCTCTTCGAGttcgacgagaagaacaaCTGCATGGCGCCGATACGGTTGTCCCACGTCTCGGTGGGGAGCACGCACGCGTCGGCGACCATGGACAACGTCACGCGAACGGGGGCCACGACGAGCACCTCGGATCACGACACTAATTGGGGCGCTGACGTGCTCTTCTGGGGCGGCAACGAACATTACCAGCTTGGCACGGGCAAGCGCAACAACCTGAACACGCCGAGCTACATCGGCACGTTGGACGGGGGCGCTGGCGACGCGCTCTTGGGCcgggcgggcgaggtgcaCCGGTTCCAGCTCACGCCCCGGCAGACGGTCCGGCTGggcaaggacggcaagggcAGGAAGGTCACTCTGGAACAGAAGGTGGAGTGCGGACGGTTCGTGACGGCGGCTTACTCGGCGGTTTAG